The stretch of DNA GACGGCATGGAACGGCATGATTGCCTATCTGCTGATGGGCACGTTAATGGCCGGAGAATGGCTGGTCCGCCGCCGGGTGATTAAAAGAGAATCTCAATGAAGCAACCGCTTTCTCTGGCCGGGTGGCTAACCGCGCCACGCTCTTCGTCCACGCTCATTGCCTGGCTTGGCAATCAGGAATGGACGTTGGGGCATTTGCGCCACGACGTCGCACGGCTGATGCAGCAAATGGCCCATCGCCCCGGCCAGCGCTGGGCGCTGTGCTTTGAAAACAGCTACCTGTTTCTTGTGGCGCTGCTGGCGACGCTTCACGCCGGGAGAACGCCGGTTATCCCAGGGCACTGCCGGGTTGCGCTGCTCAATGAGCAACGCAGCCTGTTCGACGGCGTATTGAGCGACAAAGATCTTGCCTGGCAGGGGCCGCTTTGTATTGTGCGATCCGGGCAACAAACGGCAGAAGAAGCCGTCTTTTTCCCCGAGGTTGCTGCCGATGCCTTTGTGGAGCTGTTCACCTCAGGCTCGACCGGCACACCTAAACGCGTGGTGAAATCCATTGCTCGCCTGGATCGGGAAGCCGCCCTGCTCACGGCGCATTTTGCCGAACGGCTTGAAGGCTGCCGAATAGTCGCCTCGGTCGTGCCTCAGCATCTCTATGGGCTGACCTTCCGCATCTTTTTGCCTATGACGTTAGGCCAGCCGCTTCATGCCGCCATGCTTTATTACGCTGAACAGCTTGCCGCGCTGAGCCATGAACATCGCTACGCGTTTATCAGCAGCCCGGCCTTTTTGAAACGTCTGGATCTCCAGCTTTCTCCCCCGCCGGTAAAAACGATCCTCTCGGCGGGCGGCCTGCTGCCCTGGCAGGACGTGGCGCAGGCAGCGCAATGGCTGGGCGTCTTGCCGGATGAGATTTATGGCAGCACCGAAACCGGCGTGCTCGCGTGGCGCTACCGGGAGCACGATGACGTTGCCTGGCTGCCGTTCCCGGGCGTAAAAATCACTCCAGAAAGTGAATCCTTCCGCGCCAGCTCGCCGCTGATTGCCGCCGAAGAAGGGCTGCTGCTTGACGACGTCCTTCATATTGAGGAAGACGGCAGATTTCGCCTGATGGGCCGTCGCGGGCGCGTGGTGAAAATTGAAGAAAAACGTATTTCGCTGACGGAAATTGAGCAGCGTCTGCTGGAGCTGGAAGGTATTTCCGAGGCGGCGGCGCTGCCGGTTTCTCGCGGCGGGCGTCAGGGGATTGGCGTTCTGCTGGTGCTCAATGAATCTGCACGCCAGCGCTGGCTACAGCGCAGCGGCAAGGCTCAGGAAATGGCCTGGCGAAGGTCGCTTCAGCCGTGGCTTGAACCGGTCGCTATGCCGCGCTACTGGCGCGTCGTGGACGAAATCCCGGTCAATAACATGAACAAGCGTGTCTATGCGCAATTACAGGAGTTATTTCATGAAACCTCATGAAATTGAGCGCCATCAGGCACAGCCAGACAGGCTGGAAGTCGTGCTTTATCTCGACCCTTCCCTGTTTTGGTTCCAGGGCCATTTCGCCGTACAAGCTCTGCTGCCGGGCGTTGCTCAGCTGGACTGGGTGATGCTGTATGCACGCGAGGTCCTGGCGCCGGATTACCGTTTCCACAGCATTCAGAACGTGAAGTTCCAGGCTCCGCTGCTGCCGGAAACCACCGTCACCTTAGCGCTGGAATGGCAGGCAGACAGGCAGATCTTAAGCTTTAGCTTCAAACGTCATGCTGGCGAGGAGCGCCATACCGCCAGCAGCGGGAAGATTCGCCTATGTCGCTGACTTTCCGCCCCTGCGTGCTTATCCCCTGCTATAACCACGGCGCCATGATGCCGGGCGTTCTCACGCGCCTTGCGCCCTTTGACCTGGCCTGCATCGTTGTCGACGACGGTAGCGATGAAACTACGCGCCGGGTGCTTGAGCAACTGGATGCCCAACACGCGAACCTGACGCTGATTCGCCTGCCGTCGAATGCCGGAAAAGGCGAAGCCGTCATTCAGGGGCTGAAGGCCGCCGCAGAAAAAGGCTATAGCCACGCCGTGCAGGTGGATGCCGACGGCCAGCACGCCGTGGAGGATATCCCGAAGCTGCTTGCGCTGGCGCAGCAGCACCCGGAGGCGCTGATTTCCGGGCAGCCCATTTATGACGACTCCATTCCTCGCTCGCGCCTGTATGGCCGCTGGGTAACCCACGTGTGGGTGTGGATAGAAACGCTGTCGCTGCAGCTGAAAGACAGCATGTGCGGGTTCCGGGTTTACCCGGTCGCCCCTACATTGCAGCTGGCCGGGCGGGTTCCCCTGGGCAAACGCATGGACTTCGATACCGAAGTCATGGTGCGCCTTTACTGGCAGGGCATCACCAGCTATTTCGTGCCGACCCGCGTGACCTATCCGCTGGACGGCCTGTCGCACTTCGACGCGCTGAAAGATAACTGCCGCATCTCGCTGATGCACACCCGCCTGTTCTTCGGCATGCTGCCGCGCATCCCTGCCCTGCTGTTCCGCCGTAAAAAACAACACTGGGCAGAACAGAAAGAGGTTAAAGGCCTGTGGGGAATGCGCCTGATGCTGCTGGTCTGGCGTCTGTTGGGGCGAAGGGCATTTTCGCTGCTGCTTTATCCGGTGGTGGGCGTTTACTGGCTCACCGCTCACCGCGCACGTAAAGCCTCGCAAAGCTGGATTTCACGCGTACGCACGCAGCTTGCGGGCCGCAATATGCCAGTACCGGCCAACCTGACCAGCTTCCGCCACTTCCTGCGTTTTGGCGACGCCATGCTGGATAAAATCGCCGGCTGGCGCGGCGAACTGCGGCTGGGCCGTGACGTTCTGTTCGCGCCCGGCGCGGAGCAAACGCTCAACGCCAGCGGCACCACGGGCAAGCTGCTGCTCGCCTCTCATTTAGGCGACGTAGAGGCCTGCCGCGCGCTGGCGCAGCTGGAAGGCAGCCAGACCATCAATGCGCTGGTGTTTAACGATAATGCCCAGCGCTTTAAGCAAATTATGCAGGAGATGGCGCCTCAGGCCGGGCTGAACCTGATGCCGGTCACCGACATCGGGCCCGATACCGCCATGCTGCTCAAAGAGAAGCTGGATCGCGGCGAGTGGATTGCCATTGTCGGCGATCGCGTGGCGGTAAACCCTCAACGCGGCAACGAATGGCGCGTCTGCTGGAGTCAGTTTATGGGCCAGCCCGCGCCGTTCCCGCAGGGGCCGTTTATCCTGGCTTCTATTCTGCGCTGCCCGGTAGAGCTGATTTTTGCCCTGCGCGAGGACGGCAAGCTTCGCATTCACTGTGAACCCTTTGCCGACCCGCTGCTGCTGCCACGCGCGGAGCGCCAGGCCGCGCTGCAACGCACCATCGACCGCTACGCAGAGCGCCTTGAACACCACGCTCTGCGGTCGCCGCTCGACTGGTTTAATTTTTTCGATTTCTGGCAGCTGCCGGACGTCAAAGACAAGGAGTAAAGGGTGAATAACGATCCCCGTTTTACCGCAGAAGTCGAACTGACTATCCCTTTTCATGACGTCGACATGATGGGCGTCGCCTGGCACGGCAACTATTTTCGCTACTTCGAAATTGCCCGTGAGGCGTTGCTGAACCAGTTCAACTACGGCTACCGCCAGATGAAAGAGTCCGGCTATTTATGGCCGGTGGTAGATACCCGCGTGAAGTACCGTAATCCGCTGACGTTTGAGCAGCGTATTCGCGTTCGGGCAAGCATTGAGGAATACGAAAACCGCCTGCGTATCGGCTATGAAATTTTCGATGCCGAAACCGGAAAACGCGCCACCAGCGGCTACACCATTCAGGTCGCGGTTGAAGAAAAAAGTCATGAACTGTGCTTCGTCAGCCCGGACATTTTATTTGAACGTATGGGAGTCAAACCATGAAATATTGGCCAGTGCTGGCGCTGCTGCTCAGCCCCGTCGTCAACGCCCTGACGCTTGATGCCCTGCAACAACGCTTCACCGAACAGCCGGTGGTCCGCGCGCACTTCGAGCAAACGCGTACCATAAAAGATCTGCCGCAGCCGCTGAAATCCTCCGGCGAGATGCTGATTGCCAGAGATAAAGGCCTGCTGTGGGACCAGACAACCCCTTTCTCCATGAAGCTGCTGCTGGACGATACCCGCATGGTTCAGGCCATTAACGGCCAGCCGCCTCAGACGATCACCGCGGAAAATAACCCGCAGATGTTCCAGTTTAACCACCTGCTGCGGGCGCTGTTCCAGGCCGACCGCAAAGTGCTGGAGCAGAACTTCCGCGTGGCGTTTGTCGACAAAGGCGAAGGCCGCTGGACGCTGCGCCTGACGCCGATCGTCACGCCGCTGGACAAGATTTTCGCCAGCATCGACCTGGCCGGCGGCCAGTATCTGGACAGCATCCAGCTCAATGATAAACAGGGAGATCGCACGGATATCGCGCTCTCTCAACATAAACTCACTCCGGCTCAGCTCACCGATGACGAACGCCAACGCTTTGCCGCGCAGTAACCGTAAAGCCCCCGCGGTGCTGTGGGGAATCGTCTGCCTGATAATGCTGGCTGCTTTGCTTACGCTGCTGCCCGGCTCACGGATGAACAGCAGCGTGCTGGCTATGCTGCCAAAACAGGCGCTGGGCGCTATTCCACCGGCCTTGAACGACGGCTTTATGCAGCGCCTGGACAAGCAGCTGGTCTGGCTGGTCAGTCCGGGTAAAAAAGCCGATCCGACCGTGGCGCAGGCCTGGCTCAGTCTGCTCCAGGGTTCGCACGCGCTGGCCGAAGTCAAAGGCCCGATGGACGCCGCCGCCCAGCAGCAATGGGGCGCGTTTTTCTGGCAACACCGCAACGGCATGCTTGATGCCGACACGCGGGCACGCCTGCAAAACGGCGGTGATGCCCAGGCGCAGTGGATCCTCTCCCAGCTTTATTCCGCCTTTTCCGGCGTCAGCGGGAAAGAGCTGCAAAACGATCCGCTGATGCTGATGCGCGGCTCACAGCTGGCGATGGCCAAAAACGGCCAACGCCTCCGGCTGATGGACGGCTGGCTGGTCACTCAGGACGATCAAGGCAATTATTGGTATTTGCTGCACGGTGAGCTGGCGGGATCCTCTTTTGACATGCAGCAAACGCACGGCCTGGTCACCACGCTCGACTCGCTTAAACAGCTGCTGAGCGAGCGTTATCCGCAGGCGCAGGTCCTCTCTCGCGGCACGGTGTTTTACAGCGATTACGCCAGCCAGCAGGCGAAGAAAGACATCTCCACGCTTGGCGTCGCCACCCTGCTCGGCGTGGTGCTGCTGATTGTGGCGGTCTTCCGTTCCCTGCGCCCGCTTCTGCTGTGCGTCATTTCCATCGCTATTGGTGCGCTTGCGGGCACCGTTGTCACCCTGCTTATCTTCGGCGAACTGCACCTGATGACGCTGGTGATGAGCATGAGCATCATCGGTATTTCCGCCGACTATACGCTTTACTACCTGACGGAGCGCATGGTGCACGGCGGCGAAGTCACGCCCTGGCAAAGCCTGGCGAAAGTGCGTCACGCGCTGCTTCTGGCGCTGCTCACCACCGTCGCAGCCTATCTGATCATGATGCTCGCCCCGTTCCCCGGCATTCGCCAGATGGCGGTCTTCGCCGCCGTGGGGCTAAGCGCCTCCTGCTTTACGGTCATTTTCTGGCACCCCTGGCTCTGCCGTGGCCTGCCGGTTCGCCCGGTGCCGGCCATGGTGCTGCTGCTGCGCTGGCTTGCGGCCTGGCGTCGGAATAAAAAGCTCTCAGTCGGGCTGCCGGTTGCATTGGCGCTCTTCTCGCTCGTCGGTATCGCTACGCTCAAAGTCAACGACGATATCTCCCAGCTACAGGCGCTGCCGCAGCACCTGCTGGCTCAGGAGAAAACCATTACCGCGCTGACCGGGCAAAGCGTCGACCAGAAATGGTTTGTGGTCTACGGCAGCACGCCACAGCAAACGCTGGAACGCCTTGAAGCGTTTACTCCTGCGCTGGAGCAGGCCAAAAGTCGCGGCCTGATTAGCGGTTATCGAACCCTGCCCGTCAACTCGCTCGCTCGTCAGCAGCAGGATTTAGCGCTTTTACAGCGCGCTACACCAGCCGTTGCGCAGGCTCTGCAGCAGGCCGGGCTACAGGCGGTTAAGCCAGATCTTAGCCCCATGTCAGTGACGGTCGCCGACTGGCTAAAAAGCCCGGCAAGTGAAGGATGGCGCCTGCTGTGGGTAACCCTGGACAAAGGCGAAAGCGGCGTGCTGGTGCCGGTTGATGGCGTTAAGCAATCGGCAGCCTTGAGCGAACTGGCAGCACAACAGCCGGGCGTGGCCTGGATCGACCGGAAAGACACCTTCGACGAACTGTTTGCGCTTTACCGGCATATCCTGACCGGCCTGCTGCTGGTCGCATTAGCCGTCATCGCCTGCGGGGCCATGCTCCGTCTTGGCTGGCGTAAAGGCATCATCAGCCTGGTGCCATCCGTTCTGTCGCTGGGCTGCGGCCTGGCCGTGTTATCGCTGAGCGGTCACGCCGTGAACCTGTTTTCGCTGCTGGCCCTGGTCCTTGTGCTCGGCATCGGCATTAACTACACGCTGTTTTTCAGCAACCCGCGCGGCACGCCGCTGACCTCGCTGCTCGCCATCACGCTGGCCATGGTCACCACCTTACTGACGCTCGGCATGCTGGTCTTTAGCGCCACGCAGGCAATCAGCAGTTTTGGCATCGTACTGGTCAGCGGGATTTTTACCGCCTTCCTGCTGTCGCCGCTGGCTATGCCCGCTAAAAAAGGGAAAAGAAGAAATGATAAAGCTTAACTTTTGGCACGCCGTGCCGCTTGTCGCCGCGCTGGTGCTGACCGGCTGTAGCCACTCGCCAAAAGACCAGCAAGGTCGCCCACAGGCCTGGCTGGAACCTGGCGCCCGCGTCACGCTCCCGGCGCCGGGGATTTCTCCGACGGTGAACTCGCAGCAGCTGCTAACCGGCAGCTTTAACGGTAAAACCCAATCGCTTTTGGTGATGCTCAACGCCGACGATAAAAAGCTGACGCTGGCCGGTTTGTCCTCGGTAGGGATCCGCCTGTTCCTTGTCACCTACGACGAGAAAGGGTTGCATACCGAGCAGTCTATCGTCGTCCCGCAGCTGCCCCCGGCAAGCCAGGTCCTGGCCGACGTTATGCTCAGCCACTGGCCGATTTCCGCCTGGCAGCCGCAGTTGCCGAAAGGCTGGACGCTCACCGACAAAGGCGATAAGCGCGAGCTACGCAATGCCAGCGGCAAGCTAGTGACCGAAATCACCTACCTGATGCGTAAGGGCCAGCGCGAGCCGATAAGCATTCAGCAACATGTCTTTAAGTACCACATCACCATTCAATATCTGGGTGACTGAGATGATTTATATTTCCGCCGTCGGGATGATAAACGCGCTGGGCAATAACCTCGATGACATCGCCGCCAATCTGGCTCAGGGCTACGCGCCCGGTATGCGGTCACGCAGCGGCTGGCTGCAGGGACCCGCAGAGGCCGTTTTGGGTGGCGTTGACGGCGAGCTACCGACCATTCCGGATACCTTCGCCGCCCACCGTTCCCGCAACAATCAGCTGCTGCTGGCCGCGCTGGCGCAAATTCAGCCGCAGGTCGATGAAGCGATAGAGAAGTTTGGTCACGACCGCGTGGCCGTGGTCCTCGGCACCAGCACCTCCGGGCTCGATGAAGGCGATATTTACGTCAACCAAACGCTTAACGATAGAGAGAACCACAGCTGGCAATACCCGCAGCAGGAGCTGGGCGATCCTTCCCGCTTCCTGAGCCACTGGCTGGGGCTGGACGGCCCGGCGTTTACGCTCTCTACGGCCTGCTCCTCCAGCGCCAGGGCAATTATCAGCGGCCGCCGTTTGATTGAGGCCGGGCTTGCCGATGTGGCTATCGTTGGCGGCGCCGACACGCTAAGCCGCATGCCGGTTAACGGCTTCCACAGCCTTGAGTCGCTCTCTGCCGAGCTGTGTGAACCCTTTGCCAGGAATCGCCACGGCATCACGATTGGCGAAGGCGCCGCGTTAATGCTGCTGACCAAAGCGCCGCAGCCTATCGCGCTGCTTGGCGTCGGTGAGTCCAGCGATGCCCACCATATTTCGGCCCCACATCCGGAAGGTGAAGGGGCTATTCGCGCCATTCGACAGGCGCTTGCCGACGCGGGAATGGCGCCGGGCGACGTCGGCTACGTCAACCTGCACGGCACCGCCACGCAGCTCAACGATCAGGTTGAATCCAAAGTCATGCACGCGCTGTTTGGCGAGGAGATCCCCTGCAGCTCCACCAAGCACCTGACGGGACATACTTTAGGGGCGGCGGGCATTACCGAAGCGGCCATTGCGATGCTGATTTTGCAGCGTGATTTGCCCCTGCCTCCGCAGGATTTCAGCCGTTCCCCACGCGATCCGGCCCTGCCGCCCTGCGGCATTATTGACAGCACGAGGCCGCTTGAGCGCCCGGTTATCCTCTCAAACTCTTTCGCCTTTGGCGGAAACAACGCCAGTATTCTGCTAGGGAGAATGCCATGAGCCACTACTTATCCCCCACGGAATACCTGCCGCATGACGCGCCGATGCTGCTGCTTGAAAACGTTGTCAGCGTGACGGATGACGCCGCAGCCTGCGAAGTCACGGTGACTGAAACCGGCGTGCTGGGGCCGTTTGTTGATGCGCAGGGAAACCTGCCGGGCTGGTATGCGCTGGAGCTGATGGCGCAGACCGTCGGCGTCTGGTCCGGCTGGCACCGCAAACAATGCGGGCAAGACAGCATCAGCCTGGGCATGGTGTTAGGCGCGCGTGAACTCATCTGCCAGGCGGGCCTGCTGCCCGCCAATGACAGACTCATCGTCACGGTCAAACTACTCATGCAGGACGAGCGCTTCGGCAGCTTCGAATGCGCGATTAACGTGGGCGAGGAAACGCTGGCAACCGGCCGGGTGAACACCTTCCAGCCCACCAAAGAAGAATTAACCACGCTTTTTCATCAGAGATCTACAGCATGAGCCGTTCAGTTCTGGTTACCGGTGCCAGCAAAGGCATTGGCCGCGCCATCGCCCGCAAACTTGCCGCCGACGGGTTTATTATCGGCGTCCATTACCATCGCGATGCCGCAGGGGCGCAGCAAACCCTGGACGACATCCTCGCCGCCGGGGGAGCCGGACGCCTGCTTTGTTTTGACGTGGGTAACCGCGAGCAATGCCGCGAAGTGCTGGAGCAGGACATGGAGGCCCATGGCCCGTGGTACGGCGTGGTAAATAACGCGGGTATCGCGCGTGATGCGGCGTTTCCTGCGCTCAGTGAAGAAGACTGGGACTCGGTTATCCACACCAACCTGGACAGCTTCTATAACGTTATCCAGCCGTGCATTATGCCGATGATCTCTGCGCGCAAAGGCGGCCGAATCGTCACGCTATCTTCCGTGTCTGGCGTGATGGGCAACCGTGGCCAGGTCAACTACAGCGCGGCGAAAGCGGGCATTATCGGTGCCACTAAAGCGCTGGCCATTGAGCTGGCGAAACGTAAAATCACCGTCAACTGCATCGCGCCGGGACTTATCGATACCGGCATGATCGAAATGGAAGAGGCCGCGCTGAAAGAGGCGATGGCCATGATCCCCATGAAGCGCACCGGCCAGGCAGAGGAAGTCGCCGGGCTGGCCAGTTATTTACTGTCTGATATTGCGGGCTACGTGACCCGACAGGTTATTTCCATCAACGGAGGGATGCTATGACACGTCGTGTCGTAATTACGGGCATGGGCGGCGTTACCGCCTTTGGTGAAGACTGGCAGAGCGTCTCCGCCAGGCTGCTGGCGTACGAAAATGCGGTACGCAAAATGCCCGAGTGGCAGGTTTACGACGGGCTGCATACGTTGCTCGGCGCGCCGATCGACAACTTTACGCTGCCGGAACACTACACCCGCAAGCGCATTCGCGCCATGGGCCGGGTTTCGCTGATGTCCACCCGCGCGACCGAGCTTGCGCTGGAGCAGGCGGGGTTAATCGGTGAAAATGTGCTGACCAACGGCGAAACTGGGATCGCCTACGGATCGTCGACGGGCAGTACCGGCCCGGTGAGCGAGTTCGCCACCATGCTGACGGAAAAACACACCAATAATATTACCGGCACCACCTATGTGCAGATGATGCCGCATACCACCGCCGTGAATACCGGGCTGTTCTTTGGCCTGCGTGGGCGAGTGATCCCGACCTCCAGCGCCTGTACTTCCGGCAGCCAGGCCATTGGCTACGCGTGGGAAGCCATTCGTCACGGCTATCAGACGGTGATGGTTGCCGGCGGGGCAGAAGAGCTTTGCCCTTCCGAGGCCGCGGTATTCGATACCCTGTTTGCCACCAGCCAGCGCAACGATCGGCCCAAAACCACACCTTCACCTTTCGACCAGCAGCGCGACGGCCTGGTGATCGGCGAAGGCGCGGGTACGCTGATTCTGGAAGAGCTGGAGCATGCGAAAGCACGCGGCGCGACCATCTACGGTGAAATCGTCGGCTTTGCCACCAACTGCGATGCCGCGCACATCACCCAGCCACAGCGCGAAACCATGCAAATCTGCATGGAACAGTCGTTGAAAATGGCCGGGCTGAGCGCGCTGGATATGGGTTATATCTCGGCTCACGGCACGGCGACCGACCGGGGCGATATTGCTGAGAGCCTGGCTACGGCGGCAATCTATGGCGACAACGTGCCGATTTCTTCGCTGAAAAGCTATTTCGGCCACACGCTGGGTGCCTGCGGCGCGCTTGAGGCCTGGATGAGCCTGCAGATGATGCGTGAAGGCTGGTTCGCCCCTACCCTCAACCTGAGCAAACCGGACGAGCACTGCGGCGCGCTGGACTACATCATGGGTGAAGCACGCCAGATTGACTGCGAGTATTTGCAGAGCAATAACTTCGCCTTCGGGGGGATCAATACCTCTATTATCATTAAGCGCTGGGCTTAATATTTTTCCCTCACCCTAACCCTCTCCCTGGAAGGGAGAGGGAATAAATAATGTACCCCATCGTCTGTTTTCCCCCTCTCCCCTTTGGGGAGAGGGCTGGGGTGAGGGTAAAAATAAGAAGCGAGGCTCGGTTCCGGCTTAAATCGCCTCCGTTTTCTCTCCGACTGGCCAGGGTCCGGACGTCGGGAACGGCCGGAGGCTGAGAGCGTCGGGAACGCATCTCAGCCGACCCAGGACTGGAAGTGAACGGAATATGCGCGGCTCCTACATAATCGCGGAAAAATATGATAAAAAACAGATCCCAGCGCCCCCTCAAACCTCAGAGAATCGCCTCCTCGGTCAGAATCCGCTTCGCCCCCAGGAAATGATCCTGCCAGTAATTGTCCGTCAGCTGGCTAATACGGATATTCAACCCGGTTCTTGGCGCCTCAATAAACTGCCCGTCGCCAAGATAAACCCCGACGTGATCCGCCCGATCCTGACTTTTGATACTGAAAAATACCAGATCGCCGCGCTGAAGCTGGCGTTGGTTGATGCGCTTTAATCTTTGATCCTGGAACATGCCGTTGGCGGTGCGCGGGAGCTTCTGGCTTAGCAGCTTGTTATAGGCGTAATAAATCAGCCCGCTGCAGTCAAAGCCCTGGTCCGGCGTCTGCCCGCCCCAGACATAGGGTTTACCCAACTGTAGTTTGAGCCGCTGAATAACCTTGTGAACAGTGGCTTCCACGCGCGGACTCGTCATCTCGGCCATCAGCGCCTCGGTCGCCAGCGGCCACAGGCCTTCAGAGCCGCCCATCATTCCAGGACGCCAACGGGTATGCATGGCGAGCTGCTCACGATTCAAGGCGCGAGCGGCCAGCTTTTCGGCAGCCTGCCGTT from Cedecea neteri encodes:
- a CDS encoding AMP-binding protein, giving the protein MKQPLSLAGWLTAPRSSSTLIAWLGNQEWTLGHLRHDVARLMQQMAHRPGQRWALCFENSYLFLVALLATLHAGRTPVIPGHCRVALLNEQRSLFDGVLSDKDLAWQGPLCIVRSGQQTAEEAVFFPEVAADAFVELFTSGSTGTPKRVVKSIARLDREAALLTAHFAERLEGCRIVASVVPQHLYGLTFRIFLPMTLGQPLHAAMLYYAEQLAALSHEHRYAFISSPAFLKRLDLQLSPPPVKTILSAGGLLPWQDVAQAAQWLGVLPDEIYGSTETGVLAWRYREHDDVAWLPFPGVKITPESESFRASSPLIAAEEGLLLDDVLHIEEDGRFRLMGRRGRVVKIEEKRISLTEIEQRLLELEGISEAAALPVSRGGRQGIGVLLVLNESARQRWLQRSGKAQEMAWRRSLQPWLEPVAMPRYWRVVDEIPVNNMNKRVYAQLQELFHETS
- a CDS encoding hydroxymyristoyl-ACP dehydratase, giving the protein MKPHEIERHQAQPDRLEVVLYLDPSLFWFQGHFAVQALLPGVAQLDWVMLYAREVLAPDYRFHSIQNVKFQAPLLPETTVTLALEWQADRQILSFSFKRHAGEERHTASSGKIRLCR
- a CDS encoding glycosyltransferase family 2 protein yields the protein MSLTFRPCVLIPCYNHGAMMPGVLTRLAPFDLACIVVDDGSDETTRRVLEQLDAQHANLTLIRLPSNAGKGEAVIQGLKAAAEKGYSHAVQVDADGQHAVEDIPKLLALAQQHPEALISGQPIYDDSIPRSRLYGRWVTHVWVWIETLSLQLKDSMCGFRVYPVAPTLQLAGRVPLGKRMDFDTEVMVRLYWQGITSYFVPTRVTYPLDGLSHFDALKDNCRISLMHTRLFFGMLPRIPALLFRRKKQHWAEQKEVKGLWGMRLMLLVWRLLGRRAFSLLLYPVVGVYWLTAHRARKASQSWISRVRTQLAGRNMPVPANLTSFRHFLRFGDAMLDKIAGWRGELRLGRDVLFAPGAEQTLNASGTTGKLLLASHLGDVEACRALAQLEGSQTINALVFNDNAQRFKQIMQEMAPQAGLNLMPVTDIGPDTAMLLKEKLDRGEWIAIVGDRVAVNPQRGNEWRVCWSQFMGQPAPFPQGPFILASILRCPVELIFALREDGKLRIHCEPFADPLLLPRAERQAALQRTIDRYAERLEHHALRSPLDWFNFFDFWQLPDVKDKE
- a CDS encoding acyl-CoA thioesterase, translating into MNNDPRFTAEVELTIPFHDVDMMGVAWHGNYFRYFEIAREALLNQFNYGYRQMKESGYLWPVVDTRVKYRNPLTFEQRIRVRASIEEYENRLRIGYEIFDAETGKRATSGYTIQVAVEEKSHELCFVSPDILFERMGVKP
- a CDS encoding outer membrane lipoprotein carrier protein LolA; the encoded protein is MKYWPVLALLLSPVVNALTLDALQQRFTEQPVVRAHFEQTRTIKDLPQPLKSSGEMLIARDKGLLWDQTTPFSMKLLLDDTRMVQAINGQPPQTITAENNPQMFQFNHLLRALFQADRKVLEQNFRVAFVDKGEGRWTLRLTPIVTPLDKIFASIDLAGGQYLDSIQLNDKQGDRTDIALSQHKLTPAQLTDDERQRFAAQ
- a CDS encoding MMPL family transporter: MTNANALPRSNRKAPAVLWGIVCLIMLAALLTLLPGSRMNSSVLAMLPKQALGAIPPALNDGFMQRLDKQLVWLVSPGKKADPTVAQAWLSLLQGSHALAEVKGPMDAAAQQQWGAFFWQHRNGMLDADTRARLQNGGDAQAQWILSQLYSAFSGVSGKELQNDPLMLMRGSQLAMAKNGQRLRLMDGWLVTQDDQGNYWYLLHGELAGSSFDMQQTHGLVTTLDSLKQLLSERYPQAQVLSRGTVFYSDYASQQAKKDISTLGVATLLGVVLLIVAVFRSLRPLLLCVISIAIGALAGTVVTLLIFGELHLMTLVMSMSIIGISADYTLYYLTERMVHGGEVTPWQSLAKVRHALLLALLTTVAAYLIMMLAPFPGIRQMAVFAAVGLSASCFTVIFWHPWLCRGLPVRPVPAMVLLLRWLAAWRRNKKLSVGLPVALALFSLVGIATLKVNDDISQLQALPQHLLAQEKTITALTGQSVDQKWFVVYGSTPQQTLERLEAFTPALEQAKSRGLISGYRTLPVNSLARQQQDLALLQRATPAVAQALQQAGLQAVKPDLSPMSVTVADWLKSPASEGWRLLWVTLDKGESGVLVPVDGVKQSAALSELAAQQPGVAWIDRKDTFDELFALYRHILTGLLLVALAVIACGAMLRLGWRKGIISLVPSVLSLGCGLAVLSLSGHAVNLFSLLALVLVLGIGINYTLFFSNPRGTPLTSLLAITLAMVTTLLTLGMLVFSATQAISSFGIVLVSGIFTAFLLSPLAMPAKKGKRRNDKA
- a CDS encoding DUF3261 domain-containing protein; protein product: MIKLNFWHAVPLVAALVLTGCSHSPKDQQGRPQAWLEPGARVTLPAPGISPTVNSQQLLTGSFNGKTQSLLVMLNADDKKLTLAGLSSVGIRLFLVTYDEKGLHTEQSIVVPQLPPASQVLADVMLSHWPISAWQPQLPKGWTLTDKGDKRELRNASGKLVTEITYLMRKGQREPISIQQHVFKYHITIQYLGD
- a CDS encoding beta-ketoacyl-[acyl-carrier-protein] synthase family protein; the encoded protein is MIYISAVGMINALGNNLDDIAANLAQGYAPGMRSRSGWLQGPAEAVLGGVDGELPTIPDTFAAHRSRNNQLLLAALAQIQPQVDEAIEKFGHDRVAVVLGTSTSGLDEGDIYVNQTLNDRENHSWQYPQQELGDPSRFLSHWLGLDGPAFTLSTACSSSARAIISGRRLIEAGLADVAIVGGADTLSRMPVNGFHSLESLSAELCEPFARNRHGITIGEGAALMLLTKAPQPIALLGVGESSDAHHISAPHPEGEGAIRAIRQALADAGMAPGDVGYVNLHGTATQLNDQVESKVMHALFGEEIPCSSTKHLTGHTLGAAGITEAAIAMLILQRDLPLPPQDFSRSPRDPALPPCGIIDSTRPLERPVILSNSFAFGGNNASILLGRMP
- a CDS encoding 3-hydroxy-fatty acyl-ACP dehydratase, which produces MSHYLSPTEYLPHDAPMLLLENVVSVTDDAAACEVTVTETGVLGPFVDAQGNLPGWYALELMAQTVGVWSGWHRKQCGQDSISLGMVLGARELICQAGLLPANDRLIVTVKLLMQDERFGSFECAINVGEETLATGRVNTFQPTKEELTTLFHQRSTA
- a CDS encoding 3-ketoacyl-ACP reductase FabG2, translated to MSRSVLVTGASKGIGRAIARKLAADGFIIGVHYHRDAAGAQQTLDDILAAGGAGRLLCFDVGNREQCREVLEQDMEAHGPWYGVVNNAGIARDAAFPALSEEDWDSVIHTNLDSFYNVIQPCIMPMISARKGGRIVTLSSVSGVMGNRGQVNYSAAKAGIIGATKALAIELAKRKITVNCIAPGLIDTGMIEMEEAALKEAMAMIPMKRTGQAEEVAGLASYLLSDIAGYVTRQVISINGGML